The genomic stretch ATCGTCGTTGGAACAACAAATGGCAGAGTCTTTCACTTTGATTATTGAGCGACTCTGCGATTGCCTTCTTCCGTTGCAACGGTGTTGCCTGTCATTGGACCGTAAAGTGTAGTAATATGATCGGAATTGTCGTAGTCCGGCAAAAAAACTGGTCAAACTGTCAGTGACTCATCTGCAAAATGCCTAGCTCGCTCGGCAGATACATCCAGCCGAACACATGCTATTTTTTACGCTACTTGGCTGCAGCGAAGAACTCACAAAGTGCCCGGCACAAGTTCCAGCGGAATTTCTCCATCTCAACGTCTTGTTCGAAGATCTTTTCGAAGCTCATCCCGGCATTCTCTCGCTCAAGCCAGGATTTGGTCGAGGAGAACAAAACGATCACGGTCTTGGCTTCCGGACTGACGTACACCATCTGTCCGTAAGCGCCCACAGCGGCAATCGCGTCTTTGCCTTTTGTGTCGCGATAAAAGAAGCTGCGGTACCCAACACCCTCTGGGAAAAGCTCGCCAGTCAATGGAGATTCCTGAAGTTGCTGCACATTGCCGCTGTGGCGAATGTCTTCAATGAATCGTTTGGGGACCACTTGCTCTTCACGGGCTTTGCCGTCATTGAGCAACATCTGTCCCCACCTTGCTAAATCGCGAGCGGTGACTGATATGTGATAGGTCCAACGACCTCTAGGATCGCACACAACCTCCATCGGGTGTTCTGCACCAATCTTTTGCCACATGCGTTCGCTGGCAATTTCAGCGAAACGCTTTCCAGTGACCTTCTCTGCTGCCCAAACCAAGACAGCAGGATCGCTTTCCTTGTAGAGCATATCGCCACCATGCTTATGGCCCTGCCAAGGTTTTAGGGTTAGCAGAAATTCTCGCACGCCAATGGGGCCACCAAGGTGTTTCGCATCTGGTTGAATCGACCTTGAATGCGCCGCCAGAGAGGCTTCACGACCAACAGCGTCGTCATCAACATAGGTGTAATCAACTGCGCTGAGCATGTCGAGTATTTGTCGAACGGTTGCACCGGCATAGGCTGATAACGCAAGCTCGGGTACGTAACCATCACTGTCAATTTGTGCATTCTCCTTAAGCGTTCCTTCATCAATGAGACTCGAAACTACGGATGCGACGATCGACTTATTGATCGAGGCTAGGAAGTGCGGTGTGTCCGACCGCATTCCTTCAAAGTACCGCTCAACGACGATTTTGCCATCGTGCAACACAATGAATGCGTCAGCCTCGAGATGCTGAAGTGACTGCCCGAGGCTCATCGCCTCGTTTGCTTTGGTATGAAACTGAAACGACGACTCGTCGATCAGCGATTCGGGAAGCGTCCAAACCTTCGCATCGCCCGGCCTTACAGCTTGCGTCGGAAAAAGTTCCCGCATGTGCCGCATTGCCCACCGCAGTTTCTTTTGGTTGGACTCCCAATTTTCACGATTTACGGTCGTTCCATTGTTTGATTGACCGACCGCAATAGGCGAAGTTGCCAAACTAAACAGAAGAATAGCAAGGACTACTTTAATGTGATGAAACGTCGCCATATGGATTCTCGTCATATTTGTTCTCCAGCGAAATGGTTGGCTCGCGACGCGTAATCCAGGGGCTCGAAGCGGCGTGGCATGATGTCACACCCAGGGTTCTCATTTGGTTCGAGCCACTTTCTTAACGGGCGTCGCGATATAATAAGGTGCCATGCATCCCCCTTCCAGAGCGGGCCACGATTGTCTTTGTGAAAAGCGGAAATTCTTGATGGGATCGGACTTGTTGTCTCGCACCAGACATAGAGAATCGACCTTCAACTGGCGCCGGCAATGGAAAAACAATGCCGTCGGTGTCGTTGGAGACGGTTCCTTGTTTCGTGGAGGCCACTTTCTGCTCGCGTCTTAATTCGTTTGACCTGAGGCGAATGGTTTTC from Novipirellula artificiosorum encodes the following:
- a CDS encoding serine hydrolase domain-containing protein, whose protein sequence is MTRIHMATFHHIKVVLAILLFSLATSPIAVGQSNNGTTVNRENWESNQKKLRWAMRHMRELFPTQAVRPGDAKVWTLPESLIDESSFQFHTKANEAMSLGQSLQHLEADAFIVLHDGKIVVERYFEGMRSDTPHFLASINKSIVASVVSSLIDEGTLKENAQIDSDGYVPELALSAYAGATVRQILDMLSAVDYTYVDDDAVGREASLAAHSRSIQPDAKHLGGPIGVREFLLTLKPWQGHKHGGDMLYKESDPAVLVWAAEKVTGKRFAEIASERMWQKIGAEHPMEVVCDPRGRWTYHISVTARDLARWGQMLLNDGKAREEQVVPKRFIEDIRHSGNVQQLQESPLTGELFPEGVGYRSFFYRDTKGKDAIAAVGAYGQMVYVSPEAKTVIVLFSSTKSWLERENAGMSFEKIFEQDVEMEKFRWNLCRALCEFFAAAK